The Miscanthus floridulus cultivar M001 chromosome 17, ASM1932011v1, whole genome shotgun sequence genome has a window encoding:
- the LOC136515355 gene encoding general transcription and DNA repair factor IIH helicase subunit XPD-like, translating to MRFDLDGLPVHFPYAAIYPEQHAYMGELKHALDVRGHALLEMPMGTGKTAVLISLITSYALTNPAHLLHLIYCTRTVHEMVKTLAELCLLFARLPSLASRSLLALGLSSYKNLYIHP from the coding sequence ATGCGGTTCGACCTGGATGGCCTGCCGGTGCACTTCCCATACGCGGCGATCTACCCGGAGCAGCACGCGTACATGGGGGAGCTGAAGCACGCCCTAGACGTGCGTGGGCATGCGCTGCTCGAGATGCCCATGGGCACGGGCAAGACGGCGGTGCTCATCTCCCTCATCACCTCCTATGCCCTCACCAACCCAGCccacctgctccacctcatcTACTGCACCCGCACCGTGCATGAGATGGTGAAGACCCTCGCCGAGCTCTGCCTCCTCTTCGCTCGCCTCCCGTCGCTCGCCTCCCGCTCCCTCCTCGCGCTCGGCCTCTCCTCCTACAAGAACCTCTACATCCACCCGTAG